One Etheostoma cragini isolate CJK2018 chromosome 6, CSU_Ecrag_1.0, whole genome shotgun sequence DNA window includes the following coding sequences:
- the mdc1 gene encoding mediator of DNA damage checkpoint protein 1 isoform X2 — protein sequence MDATQMICDSILESDEEENEEENKMKKGRPLAKLCILKNEHIPETELPLFLGDNVLGRDPNNCTLPLPAPSISKQHATICVSVYRRRGYHSKVDVEALVWDLGSMNGTHKGRLKLTPNVRYALSEGERLVVADIPCLYVSCAVDTVPSQGDMRTPVSSNSGVKAPLPDVSGEKGGDTITGSKKCVIGGTTTRVSSPDQKDTRETPVRTNCLSFEQTPTQSQGTLVPESGSDSDGERGDRRRKALVSDSDSYKSIPTCSTFLSPPNKVVPESEDESPITPSSSTKNRPHRHVSFSKEETDLDVGRQQPIKKKAPAVVDDSEEEEEREEERATLRERASGDKKSSPHRNSESGQDVPVKQESNVIITGEDGLPVSTPSIFTDLISAFDMDSDTDMEGEEEGVASLGPVTMNTNQQADQPPDTAQLYMDSDTDVDEDDYVSEKVPKSLPSSADHSNPPQVISVIQPEGITMDSDTDVDDDDAAVSDAGTKVEPTSIQGTHTTDSAPSTQLKDFHLDSDTDVDEEEEKKRETNSTCSKIEETPTKLDIKPLGPDSTPPAPHSLQPDSDTDDEVIPALAISEPSMASAVTESSTSADARAQLCILCDSDTDVEDGAPLVIPVAVPILSVGPGITTEALQSESKADVNPDDLRVDSDTDVEDEKVDIGEAGEGQIPSLPRENTPGFLVPLKQNCSTPIQVSEGEVEDMETQAFLSPSTGPFRRVVTPAIRPMPLSTVSDSQEDDEFVVAETQSFVLQTRDCQANSPEDHTMDPTQAFNLDSSCDEHGEQSSRGGSFEVGSSNSNHLQAQAQALAMDSTQAFVQCVNLEDTQEYAAISNADRTSMENDSNLEATQAYGENEEPVQCSVMSAKEGQLDLDLEATQAYLLEPSIDLEDESDDDERKNTATAETQAFDFPTSSTLAMAGTQPMSAFEEEEEEESLKKENPISSIEVKSSPQNGTDEREEHGEAAQPQKSHLSEALSLAETQPMSISDNEESEDEDFLLGPRIRKANPLQLGEQQTQRLPNSELSAVETQPMGTCDSEQRDEEDSSPVPRKRTARPQQIQEEETQPLTNFESSTVETLEIKTGLQPPRGKGRQSEAGTSGTTIRNTRGTRARLTGAEEQAECSEPPRRRTRGKNKALPTARGRRGKARPDEEENEEEEEVVQAKGAVGKKSMREQKANEDQEERLETERNKHAEKANLIMEQEERREAKLEMERKEKEEKERSQATIAKRLRLEKERAEKDRIDGERKEQEEKKRADKAQKEKEEQLGRERKEKEEKERLEHEKAEREEKERLEHEKAEREEKEILKREKAEREEKERLETEKKKRMEKIKEQGGKESLQTAKREQEERLERERKEQEHQARLEREATEREERESLEEENKPKTPARSRRAARSTAAPHATEPEQDSTVSANDDVPARRTRSRSNSSNSVSSERSASSVNTQGSRGRGRGAKRTGGPPQAAIVRSTNRRSTVAAEATRVTINDVSPQGVRSRSNSTNSEISSCSVSSQGRGNGGRQRGRGRKTEAEPRSIPPFNSQSEPNLAPKLTARGMKAEESSNEVPHEDENEKSDSQQASTTRGRRRANENSSEPAAADKQGPSYQDERCASEESPLPKRNVRGRGQKSETVEALVAPATSDGDEAKDKRRGRKRVLQANKEEDSSSSSKVSKGKEKAQTPEAAEEDANRETNDDIPVRAKRRGRASSAQPKKNPEDSPTEGQVKEESEKMEEETIERRAKGRPSRVQKKKKEEQGESGTSVEQDAEASEPQAPSGSGSRKRQAPVDSSPVAKTPRSSSASPAASGRLRPSSHHYKVLFTGVVDEGGERVLARLGGSMAKGVADMNCLVTDKVRRTVKFLCAVAKGVPIVTTHWLEKSGKAGSFLSPNAFVVKDQEQEKKFNFCLQESLRIASSQSLLQGYDIHVTKSVKPEPVHMKDIISCSGATFLSKMPSSHKPQTVVISCEEDWLLCGPALSASLPVVTAEFILTGILQQKLDLQTHTLSAPGNTLQPAGGRGRGRKKS from the exons ATGGATGCTACTCAGATGATCTGTGACTCAATCTTGGAGTCAGATGAGGAAGAAAATGAAGAGGAGAATAAAATGAAGAAGGGACGACCATTGGCTAAACTGTGTATCTTAAAAAATGAGCACATCCCTGAGACAG AGTTACCGCTCTTCTTGGGAGATAATGTGCTGGGCCGTGACCCCAACAACTGCACGCTGCCTTTGCCAGCACCCTCGATATCCAAGCAGCACGCTACCATCTGCGTCTCTGTCTACAGGAGAAGAGGTTATCACAGTAAAGTAGACGTAGAGGCTTTGGTTTGGGACTTAGGGAGCATGAATGGGACCCACAAGGGCCGCTTAAAGCTGACTCCTAATGTACGCTATGCCCTCAGTGAAGGTGAACGTTTGGTGGTGGCAGACATCCCATGTCTGTATGTCAGCTGCGCTGTAGACACAGTCCCTTCTCAAGGGGACATGAGGACCCCTGTAAGCAGTAATTCAGGGGTTAAGGCCCCGTTGCCAGATGTCTCGGGAGAAAAGGGAGGTGACACAATCACAGGCAGCAAGAAATGTGTCATCGGCGGTACAACAACTAGGGTGTCATCACCTGATCAGAAGGACACAAGGGAGACTCCTGTCAGAACCAATTGCCTGTCCTTTGAGCAAACTCCAACCCAGTCACAGGGGACCCTGGTCCCGGAATCTGGCTCAGACTCAGACGGAGAAAGAGGAGACAGGAGGCGCAAGGCTCTGG TGTCTGATTCTGACTCCTATAAATCAATTCCCACATGTTCAACATTCCTGAGTCCCCCGAACAAAGTCGTCCCTGAAAG tGAGGATGAAAGTCCCATCACACCGTCCTCCTCCACTAAAAATAGGCCTCACAGACATGTCAGCTTTAGCAAGGAGGAGACAGACTTAGATGTGGGGCGACAGCAGccgattaaaaaaaaggcaccTGCGGTCGTGGATGAcagtgaagaggaggaagaaagggaagaagaaagagcAACACTCAGAGAGAGAGCGTCTGGGGACAAAAAATCCTCACCACACCGAAACTCAGAAAGTGGACAGGATGTGCCAGTGAAACAGGAAAGCAATGTTATTATTACAGGAGAAGATGGATTGCCTGTATCCACACCATCAATCTTCACAGATTTGATTTCTGCATTTGACATGGACAGTGACACTGAtatggagggagaggaggaaggagtgGCCTCTTTGGGACCTGTGACCATGAATACAAACCAACAAGCTGATCAGCCACCAGACACAGCCCAGCTTTACATGGATAGTGATACAGATGTTGATGAAGATGATTATGTCTCAGAGAAAGTTCCCAAATCTCTGCCTTCCTCTGCTGACCACAGCAATCCTCCTCAAGTAATTTCAGTTATTCAACCAGAGGGCATCACTATGGACAGTGACACTGatgtggatgatgatgatgctgctgTCTCAGACGCTGGTACAAAAGTAGAACCCACATCAATTcagggcacacacacaactgactCTGCTCCTTCAACGCAGCTGAAAGATTTCCACCTAGACAGTGACACAGATGTTGacgaggaagaagaaaagaaacgtGAAACAAATAGTACATGCTCTAAAATCGAGGAAACTCCCACTAAATTAGATATCAAGCCACTTGGGCCTGATTCCACCCCTCCTGCACCTCATAGCCTGCAACCAGACAGTGACACAGATGATGAAGTTATTCCTGCCCTTGCCATCAGTGAACCCTCGATGGCGTCTGCCGTCACAGAATCATCTACCTCTGCAGATGCAAGAGCTcaattgtgtattttgtgtgacAGCGACACAGATGTGGAAGACGGCGCTCCTCTTGTCATACCTGTTGCTGTCCCAATCTTGTCAGTGGGTCCTGGGATCACAACAGAGGCTCTTCAATCAGAGTCGAAAGCAGATGTTAATCCAGACGACCTCAGAGTGGACAGTGACACAGATGTGGAAGATGAGAAGGTGGATATCGGAGAGGCTGGAGAGGGACAGATTCCTAGCTTACCCAGAGAAAATACACCTGGGTTTCTGGTTCCTCTAAAGCAGAACTGCTCCACTCCTATACAAGTGTCAG AAGGAGAAGTGGAAGACATGGAGACTCAGGCTTTCCTGAGCCCCTCCACAGGTCCGTTTAGAC GTGTGGTAACCCCTGCTATTAGACCTATGCCATTGTCTACTGTCTCAGACAGCCAGGAGGATGATGAATTTGTTGTGGCTGAGACACAGTCCTTTGTTCTTCAAACCAGAGACTGCCAGGCCAACTCTCCAGAGGACCACACAATGGATCCCACCCAAGCTTTCAACCTTGATTCTTCTTGTGATGAACATGGCGAACAGTCCAGCAGAGGAGGCTCTTTTGAGGTGGGATCGTCCAACAGTAACCACCTGCAGGCTCAGGCCCAAGCTCTAGCAATGGATAGCACCCAAGCTTTTGTGCAATGTGTGAATCTGGAAGATACCCAAGAATATGCTGCCATCTCAAATGCAGACAGAACCTCCATGGAGAATGATTCAAATCTTGAGGCTACGCAGGCCTATGGAGAGAATGAGGAACCAGTCCAATGTTCAGTCATGTCTGCTAAAGAAGGTCAGTTAGATTTGGACCTAGAAGCAACACAGGCATATCTTTTAGAGCCCTCCATTGATTTAGAGGATGAAAGCGATGAcgatgaaagaaaaaacactgctaCTGCTGAGACTCAGGCTTTTGACTTTCCTACTTCATCTACTCTTGCCATGGCTGGAACCCAACCAATGTCTGcctttgaggaggaggaggaggaggagagtttaaaaaaagaaaatcctattTCCTCTATAGAAGTTAAGTCCTCACCACAGAATGGAACAGATGAGAGGGAAGAACATGGGGAGGCAGCTCAACCTCAGAAGAGCCATCTCAGTGAAGCTCTGTCTCTAGCTGAAACTCAGCCAATGAGTATAAGTGACAATGAAGAAAGTGAGGATGAGGACTTCCTTCTGGGTCCACGAATAAGAAAAGCAAATCCACTGCAGCTTGGAGAGCAGCAGACACAAAGACTCCCAAACTCTGAGCTCTCTGC TGTTGAAACTCAGCCCATGGGTACATGTGACAGTGAGCAAAGGGATGAAGAAGACTCAAGTCCAGTTCCTAGAAAAAGAACAGCAAGGCCACAGCAAATTCAAGAAGAGGAGACACAACCACTTACTAATTTTGAGTCCTCCACTGTTGAAACCTTGGAAATTAAAACTGGCTTGCAGCCTCCGAGGGGAAAGGGGAGACAATCTGAAGCCGGGACCAGTGGGACCACTATTAGAAATACACGAGGGACGAGGGCAAGATTAACAGGAGCGGAGGAGCAGGCAGAGTGTTCTGAACCTCCCAGGAGACGGACAAGAGGGAAGAATAAAGCTTTGCCAACTGccagaggaaggagaggaaaagcaaGGCCTGATGAGGAGGagaatgaggaagaggaggaggtggtgcaGGCTAAAGGCGCTGTAGGAAAAAAATCCATGAGGGAACAGAAAGCTAATGAAGACCAGGAAGAAAGGCTTGAAACGGAGAGAAACAAGCACGCTGAAAAAGCCAACCTAATAATGGAACAAGAAGAAAGGAGGGAAGCCAAAttagaaatggaaagaaaagagaaggaagaaaaagagaggtcGCAGGCTACAATTGCAAAAAGGTTAAGACTTGAGAAGGAGAGAGCAGAAAAAGATAGAATAGACGGGGAAAGAAaggaacaagaagaaaagaaaagagctgATAAGgcacaaaaggaaaaagaagaacaattgggcagggaaagaaaagagaaggaagaaaaagagagattagAACACGAAAaggcagaaagagaagaaaaagagagattagAACACGAAAaggcagaaagagaagaaaaagagatatTAAAACgtgaaaaggcagagagagaagaaaaggagagattGGAGacggaaaagaaaaagagaatggaaaaaataaaggaacaaggaggaaaagaaagttTGCAGACAGCAAAGAGGGAACAAGAAGAGAGACttgagagggagaggaaggaacAAGAACACCAGGCGAGACTGGAGAGGGAAGCAACAGAAAGGGAAGAACGAGAAAGTTTGGAGGAAGAAAATAAGCCCAAAACACCGGCAAGAAGTCGAAGAGCAGCCAGATCGACTGCTGCCCCGCATGCGACCGAGCCGGAACAAGACTCAACCGTATCCGCCAATGACGATGTCCCAGCGAGGAGAACTAGATCTCGCTCTAACTCCTCCAACTCTGTCAGCTCAGAGAGGTCTGCTTCAAGTGTGAACACCCAGGGGAGCAGGGGGAGAGGCAGAGGAGCAAAGAGGACCGGTGGGCCACCCCAGGCCGCCATTGTCAGAAGCACCAATAGAAGGAGCACGGTGGCTGCAGAGGCAACACGAGTAACAATTAATGATGTTTCCCCGCAGGGGGTCCGTTCTAGGTCCAACTCCACCAACTCAGAGATTTCCAGCTGCAGTGTGAGCTCTCAGGGCAGAGGAAATGGAGGCAGGCAGCGTGGAAGAGGGAGGAAAACAGAAGCAGAGCCACGTTCCATCCCTCCTTTCAATAGCCAGAGTGAACCAAATTTGGCTCCCAAACTCACAGCCAGAGGCATGAAAGCAGAGGAATCCTCTAACGAGGTTCCCCATGAGGATGAAAATGAGAAGTCAGACTCTCAGCAGGCTAGTACCACAAGAGGGCGACGGCGAGCCAATGAAAATAGCTCTGAACCTGCTGCTGCAGATAAGCAAGGCCCTTCTTATCAGGACGAGAGATGTGCCAGTGAAGAGTCACCTTTGCCTAAAAGGAATGTCAGAGGCAGAGGCCAAAAGAGCGAGACTGTGGAGGCACTAGTAGCTCCTGCAACCAGTGATGGAGATGAGGCTAAAGacaagagaagaggaagaaaaagagtgtTGCAGGCAAATAAAGAAGAGGATTCCAGCAGTAGCTCCAAAGTTTCCAAAGGCAAGGAGAAAGCCCAAACACCAGAGGCAGCAGAAGAAGATGCAAATCGTGAAACAAATGATGACATTCCAGTCCGAGCTAAAAGAAGAGGTAGAGCATCCAGCGCCCAACCAAAGAAGAACCCAGAAGATTCCCCCACTGAAGGGCAGGTGAaagaagagagtgagaaaaTGGAGGAGGAGACTATTGAGCGGAGAGCCAAAGGTCGGCCATCAAGGGtccagaaaaagaagaaagaggaacagGGAGAAAGTGGAACATCTGTTGAACAGGACGCAGAGGCATCAGAG CCCCAGGCTCCAAGCGGCAGTGGATCCCGGAAGCGACAGGCTCCCGTGGACTCCTCACCTGTGGCAAAGACCCCACGCTCCTCGTCTGCGTCCCCAGCAGCTAGTGGTCGATTACGACCTTCCAGCCACCACTACAAG GTGCTGTTCACCGGCGTGGTGGATGAAGGAGGGGAGAGAGTGTTAGCTCGGTTGGGAGGCAGCATGGCTAAAGGCGTGGCAGACATGAACTGTCTGGTGACTGATAAAGTGCGCAGGACTGTCAAGTTCCTGTGTGCCGTGGCTAAAGGAGTTCCCATTGTCACCACACACTGGCTTGAAAAG AGTGGTAAGGCTGGGAGCTTCCTGTCTCCTAATGCTTTCGTTGTAAAGGACCAGGAGCAGGAAAAGAAGTTCAATTTCTGCCTGCAGGAATCTCTGAGGATTGCCAGCAGTCAGTCTCTTTTACAG GGGTATGATATCCATGTTACAAAGTCTGTGAAACCAGAGCCAGTTCATATGAAAGACATAATCTCTTGCAGTGGAGCTACTTTTCTTTCTAAGATGCCCTCTTCTCACAAG CCTCAGACTGTAGTTATTTCCTGCGAGGAAGACTGGCTGCTGTGTGGCCCAgctctctctgcatctctccCAGTCGTCACGGCTGAGTTTATTCTCACAGGGATCCTTCAGCAGAAACTTGACCTTCAGACCCACACACTCTCTGCCCCTGGAAACACTCTGCAGCCTGCAGGAGGCAGGGGGAGGGGCCGAAAGAAGAGCTAG